From Algoriphagus sp. NG3, the proteins below share one genomic window:
- a CDS encoding dihydrofolate reductase family protein has translation MKTILYSALTANGNYGDSETGQLPKQEELNNLDKHAKEAGNIVMGRKTYEIFNDGEIFSGLDVVVVSSNRTFEDAKVVESPGEALKYLNLQGYDKAFVIGGVTLASVFLSENLIDELYINIEPYIESGLKLEPNDGKSLNLTLLGHREIEKSGIVQLHYKIS, from the coding sequence ATGAAAACTATTCTTTATTCAGCGCTTACGGCAAATGGTAACTATGGGGACAGTGAAACCGGGCAACTGCCAAAACAAGAAGAATTAAACAATTTAGATAAGCACGCAAAAGAAGCCGGGAATATAGTGATGGGTCGCAAAACATATGAAATCTTCAATGATGGTGAGATTTTCAGTGGTCTTGACGTAGTCGTGGTATCTTCCAATCGGACTTTTGAGGATGCCAAGGTAGTGGAGTCTCCGGGTGAGGCTTTGAAGTATTTAAACCTTCAAGGATATGATAAAGCCTTTGTAATCGGAGGAGTCACCTTGGCAAGTGTCTTTCTATCAGAAAATCTGATTGATGAGCTTTATATAAATATTGAGCCGTACATAGAATCAGGTCTGAAGTTGGAACCCAATGATGGAAAATCCCTAAACCTCACCCTTCTGGGCCATCGGGAAATTGAAAAATCCGGTATAGTGCAGTTGCATTATAAAATCAGTTAA
- a CDS encoding SDR family oxidoreductase, with protein MQRFKNKNALITGGTNGMGFATAQQFITEGGSAIITGRTEETVRVAVEKLGASARGIVSNAGKMEDVFALKELIKKQTPSIDLLFVNAGYGKFASLEDADEFHFDELFNMLVKGTFFTVQQTLPLLKEGSCIVLNTSVVTNMAIPNFTVYTAAKAAVQSFIKSFAAENTAKGIRVNGISPGYIKTNGFNNTGLSKDQIEGAIQSIVPTIPFKRFGEPSEIAHAVLFLASSEASYIHGAELIVDAGVSTIG; from the coding sequence ATGCAAAGATTTAAAAACAAAAATGCCCTGATAACAGGGGGTACTAACGGGATGGGTTTTGCCACTGCACAACAATTCATTACCGAAGGCGGTAGCGCTATAATTACCGGGAGAACTGAGGAAACAGTTAGGGTTGCAGTAGAAAAATTAGGGGCAAGTGCCAGGGGCATAGTTTCCAACGCTGGAAAAATGGAAGATGTATTTGCATTAAAAGAACTCATAAAAAAACAAACCCCGTCTATTGATTTATTATTTGTCAATGCAGGTTACGGAAAGTTTGCCTCTCTGGAAGATGCTGACGAATTCCATTTTGATGAGCTCTTCAATATGTTGGTAAAAGGCACATTTTTTACGGTTCAACAAACGTTGCCTTTATTGAAGGAAGGCAGTTGCATCGTCCTCAATACCTCGGTGGTAACTAATATGGCAATCCCGAATTTCACTGTCTATACTGCGGCAAAAGCGGCAGTCCAATCCTTTATAAAATCCTTTGCTGCGGAGAATACCGCAAAGGGAATTCGCGTAAATGGAATCAGTCCCGGCTACATTAAAACCAATGGATTTAACAATACAGGCTTAAGTAAAGATCAGATTGAAGGAGCGATTCAAAGTATTGTCCCGACGATACCATTCAAGCGTTTTGGCGAACCTTCAGAAATAGCACATGCCGTGCTTTTCCTGGCATCATCGGAAGCATCCTACATTCACGGAGCCGAGTTAATAGTGGATGCTGGAGTTTCAACTATCGGATAA
- a CDS encoding 2OG-Fe(II) oxygenase, with translation MKTAMEEINWNLIRDEMHQNGYAILPNMLTDKDCEDLKADYYKADSFRKTVVMERYRFGLGEYKYFDYPLPKRIQQIRTTLYPHLAPIANAWFKALKMDRQFPLEHAQLLKQCKENDQRKATVLILKYGKGGFNTLHQDLYGDIYFPMQVVLFLNEPDKDYTGGEFVLTEQIPRAQSKAIVLKPKKGDMLVFTTNFRPKKGTKGYYRVQMKHGVSEIRTGERHTLGIIFHDALS, from the coding sequence ATGAAAACAGCCATGGAAGAAATAAATTGGAACTTAATAAGGGATGAGATGCATCAAAATGGATATGCAATCCTCCCCAATATGTTAACAGACAAAGATTGTGAAGATTTAAAAGCTGATTATTATAAGGCTGATTCTTTCAGAAAAACAGTAGTGATGGAACGCTACCGTTTTGGCTTGGGGGAATATAAGTATTTCGATTATCCCTTGCCGAAACGTATTCAGCAAATCAGGACCACATTGTACCCACATCTTGCCCCCATTGCCAATGCATGGTTCAAAGCTCTCAAAATGGATAGGCAATTTCCATTGGAACATGCACAACTTTTAAAACAATGTAAGGAAAACGATCAGCGAAAAGCAACAGTATTGATTCTTAAATATGGTAAAGGTGGGTTCAATACACTACACCAGGACTTATATGGCGACATCTATTTTCCGATGCAAGTGGTATTGTTTCTAAACGAGCCGGATAAGGATTATACAGGAGGTGAGTTTGTGCTGACTGAACAAATTCCAAGAGCTCAATCCAAAGCTATCGTATTGAAACCTAAAAAGGGCGATATGCTTGTATTCACCACCAATTTCAGACCAAAAAAGGGAACCAAGGGATATTACCGGGTCCAAATGAAACACGGAGTTAGCGAAATCCGGACTGGGGAACGCCATACTCTTGGAATCATCTTTCATGATGCTTTAAGTTGA
- a CDS encoding GlxA family transcriptional regulator, which translates to MKHISILVINKALIAAIGNAHYMFKSVNDFLEASGSEPMFHIQLVGLSNQVRLSDGIYTIQSDTTIDELGKTDLILIPPVSGDLSESIDVNKEFLPWIKQQYANGSQVASLCVGAFLLAETGLLDYKWCSTHWKAVNEFRFQYPKVRLVNKVFTDDKGLYTSGGANSYWNLLIYLVGKFSNHEIAIKTSKYFEVDMDRVDQGSYEIFEGSRLHNDEAIHKVQDFIERQYQERLNLEELAEVAQLGQRTFQRRFKNAAHHTVNTYIQKVRIEAAKKFLEYDALSVSEIIYEVGYTDFEAFRKIFRRETGLSPMRYRLKYQEGTSGQL; encoded by the coding sequence ATGAAGCATATTTCCATACTTGTTATTAACAAGGCGCTGATTGCAGCCATTGGTAATGCACACTATATGTTTAAGAGCGTCAATGATTTTCTGGAAGCAAGTGGGTCAGAACCAATGTTCCACATCCAGCTCGTTGGCCTTTCCAATCAAGTAAGACTTTCTGATGGTATTTATACCATTCAATCAGATACTACGATAGACGAGCTTGGCAAAACAGACCTAATCCTAATCCCTCCGGTAAGTGGGGATCTATCTGAGAGTATAGATGTCAATAAAGAGTTTCTACCCTGGATTAAGCAACAATACGCAAATGGTTCCCAGGTGGCCAGTTTATGTGTAGGAGCGTTTTTATTGGCCGAAACAGGATTGTTGGATTATAAGTGGTGTTCCACCCATTGGAAAGCGGTGAATGAATTTAGGTTTCAGTACCCCAAAGTTCGGCTTGTCAATAAGGTCTTTACAGATGATAAAGGCCTTTACACCAGTGGTGGGGCCAATTCTTATTGGAACTTGCTTATTTATTTGGTAGGAAAGTTTTCGAACCATGAAATTGCCATCAAGACCAGTAAATATTTTGAGGTGGACATGGATAGGGTAGATCAGGGTTCCTATGAGATTTTCGAGGGAAGCCGCCTTCATAATGATGAGGCCATACATAAGGTACAGGACTTCATAGAACGTCAATATCAGGAAAGGTTAAATCTCGAAGAATTGGCTGAGGTTGCCCAATTAGGACAACGGACCTTTCAAAGAAGATTTAAGAATGCCGCACACCATACTGTGAACACCTATATTCAAAAAGTGAGAATAGAAGCTGCAAAGAAATTTCTTGAATATGATGCTTTGTCTGTCAGTGAAATTATCTATGAAGTAGGATACACTGATTTTGAGGCTTTCAGGAAAATTTTCAGACGTGAAACAGGATTATCGCCCATGAGATACCGATTAAAATACCAAGAAGGAACTTCGGGCCAGTTGTAG
- a CDS encoding M23 family metallopeptidase, which produces MIHFFTPLYLSLSLILGTATINAQEDPAVISMQVPFISSYIVKKEEPTVYYELHLTNHSKYPVQVDKVEVLNPKKKSAEFFTSDKEDLKSRFSEKGFTKENEAIFLMPESTGVVYLEYGIYTRSNLNIKHQITFSSQGKSYTNIGGKVKINFKKPVILGAPLKDGLWAAIHNPTWQRGHRRVFYTVDGETRIPGRFAIDFMKVDENGKTATGDKNMVVNWYGFNADVLAVSDGIISSVRNDFIDSEKLDRHPRYNSLKATGNYISLSIGNNNYVFYEHLKAGSIRVKPGQKVKKGEVIASLGFTGQATGPHLHFHVANKNSPLGAEGLPFVFENFTLLGMYDDFNSFGIKPWVDLELNYCPQQSNEYPPPNSVLLFD; this is translated from the coding sequence ATGATACACTTTTTCACCCCTCTTTACCTAAGTCTAAGCCTTATTCTTGGTACAGCAACAATAAATGCGCAGGAAGACCCAGCTGTAATAAGTATGCAAGTGCCTTTTATCAGTAGTTATATTGTCAAAAAAGAAGAACCAACAGTATACTATGAATTGCATCTTACCAATCATTCTAAATATCCTGTGCAAGTTGATAAAGTAGAGGTATTAAACCCCAAAAAAAAATCTGCCGAATTTTTTACAAGTGATAAAGAAGACTTAAAGTCCAGGTTTTCAGAGAAGGGATTTACGAAGGAAAACGAAGCAATATTCCTAATGCCGGAAAGCACAGGAGTTGTATACTTGGAATATGGGATTTATACAAGAAGTAATTTAAACATAAAACATCAAATTACATTTTCATCACAAGGAAAATCCTATACCAATATCGGAGGCAAGGTTAAAATTAACTTCAAAAAACCCGTTATTTTGGGAGCCCCCTTAAAAGATGGTCTGTGGGCAGCTATTCATAATCCTACTTGGCAACGTGGCCATCGAAGGGTGTTTTATACTGTAGATGGTGAGACAAGAATACCGGGACGATTTGCAATCGACTTCATGAAAGTGGATGAGAATGGAAAAACAGCAACTGGTGATAAAAATATGGTTGTTAATTGGTATGGGTTTAATGCTGATGTGTTGGCTGTTTCTGATGGAATCATCTCATCTGTAAGAAATGATTTTATAGACAGTGAAAAATTGGATAGACACCCCCGTTACAATAGCTTAAAGGCAACAGGAAATTATATTTCCCTTTCTATAGGCAACAACAACTATGTATTTTATGAACATCTCAAAGCCGGAAGTATTCGAGTCAAACCCGGCCAAAAAGTAAAAAAAGGGGAAGTGATTGCTAGTTTAGGATTCACAGGACAGGCAACAGGTCCACATTTGCATTTCCATGTGGCCAATAAAAATTCCCCATTAGGTGCAGAAGGGCTTCCTTTTGTGTTTGAAAACTTTACATTGTTGGGGATGTATGATGACTTTAATAGTTTTGGAATTAAACCCTGGGTTGATCTGGAACTTAATTATTGCCCACAACAAAGTAATGAATACCCACCTCCAAATTCTGTTCTTCTGTTTGATTAG
- a CDS encoding NAD(P)H-dependent oxidoreductase, which produces MKIVILAGSARRDRKSFNVCVHLEKLLSGLGIEVDLLDPVKTPLPVFDDFADGNPAVIQAVEKMGKRLENADAMVFVTPEYNGSFSGVLKNTLDYFWAEFSEKPIGVAAVSSGKMGGINASTQLQHVILSLGAYPLPIKLLVPDVDNTFDEHLNPTSEEFIKNSNRFTKKLLWFANAVSSAKNTQLYENAE; this is translated from the coding sequence ATGAAAATTGTGATTTTAGCAGGAAGTGCAAGAAGAGACAGAAAGTCCTTCAATGTATGTGTTCATCTTGAAAAGCTACTTTCCGGACTTGGCATTGAGGTTGATCTGTTGGATCCGGTCAAAACACCACTCCCGGTTTTTGATGATTTTGCAGACGGGAATCCCGCAGTAATCCAAGCTGTCGAAAAAATGGGGAAACGTTTGGAAAATGCTGATGCAATGGTATTTGTGACCCCTGAGTACAATGGAAGTTTCTCCGGGGTATTGAAAAACACCCTGGATTATTTCTGGGCCGAATTTTCTGAAAAACCAATTGGCGTGGCTGCGGTATCTTCTGGAAAAATGGGAGGAATCAACGCTTCTACCCAACTCCAGCATGTCATACTTAGTCTGGGGGCATATCCCCTACCTATAAAACTGCTCGTTCCTGATGTGGACAACACTTTTGATGAACACCTGAATCCTACGAGTGAAGAATTCATTAAAAACTCAAATAGATTCACTAAAAAATTATTATGGTTTGCCAATGCCGTTTCAAGCGCAAAAAATACACAATTGTATGAAAATGCTGAATAA
- a CDS encoding SgcJ/EcaC family oxidoreductase encodes MATKQKSDLQSIETALEDYVFYWNNSDMDSWGKLFTHDVDYINRNGGWWKNNKDNIAGHKQIHKVLIEMGQPKTFSLEIKKTEFLNPEVAVVQAWSEWPGFKTSNSEDQTKTLKGIMTCIFVKLQGQWLIKTLHNTLRTKGEE; translated from the coding sequence GTGGCCACAAAACAAAAATCAGACTTACAGTCAATTGAAACCGCTCTAGAAGATTATGTCTTCTATTGGAATAATTCTGATATGGATTCCTGGGGAAAATTATTCACTCATGATGTTGACTATATCAACAGGAATGGCGGCTGGTGGAAAAACAATAAAGACAATATCGCAGGACATAAACAAATCCACAAAGTGTTGATCGAAATGGGACAGCCCAAAACATTCAGTCTGGAAATAAAAAAAACAGAATTCCTCAATCCTGAGGTTGCGGTTGTTCAGGCATGGAGTGAATGGCCGGGATTCAAAACCTCTAATTCTGAAGATCAAACAAAGACCCTAAAAGGTATCATGACCTGTATTTTTGTGAAGCTGCAGGGGCAATGGCTTATCAAAACCTTACACAACACCCTTAGAACCAAAGGTGAGGAATAA
- a CDS encoding cupin domain-containing protein, giving the protein MNSNIQDYIIKTTNLDWKPLIEKGVHYKGVFIKSLRPDKSTNRSTTILLKFEQGASYPYHNHPAGEELLVLDGSAIVEGTILHAGDYLYTPPGFKHAVTTKTGCSILLVVPEEVEIL; this is encoded by the coding sequence ATGAATTCAAACATTCAAGATTACATTATCAAAACAACCAACTTAGACTGGAAACCACTGATAGAAAAGGGAGTCCACTACAAAGGGGTTTTTATCAAGTCTTTAAGGCCTGATAAATCAACCAATCGTTCTACGACTATATTGCTGAAATTTGAGCAGGGAGCTAGTTATCCTTACCACAATCATCCTGCAGGTGAAGAATTACTTGTGCTGGACGGTTCCGCTATAGTGGAAGGGACAATTCTCCATGCCGGTGATTATTTATATACTCCTCCCGGTTTCAAGCATGCCGTGACCACAAAAACAGGTTGTTCAATTTTACTTGTTGTGCCTGAAGAAGTAGAAATTCTATAA
- a CDS encoding carboxymuconolactone decarboxylase family protein: MKERIKFSEISNELIHVLMQTETYIKKSQFPIQLIEMIKFRVSQINGCAYCLDMHFKEAIHHGESEKRLYSLSAWKECPYYSEKERITLEFAETLTLISENHLSDDQFEKLQAHYTVQEIADLTLIINQINLWNRYMKILGTEPGNHKVLQGS, from the coding sequence ATGAAAGAAAGAATCAAATTTTCTGAAATATCAAATGAATTGATCCATGTATTGATGCAAACAGAAACTTATATCAAAAAATCCCAATTCCCGATACAACTTATTGAAATGATAAAATTCCGTGTTTCACAAATCAATGGCTGTGCGTATTGCCTGGATATGCATTTCAAAGAGGCCATACATCACGGAGAAAGCGAAAAGAGATTGTACTCCCTTTCTGCCTGGAAGGAATGCCCATATTATTCAGAAAAGGAAAGGATAACTTTGGAATTTGCGGAAACTTTAACTCTAATCAGTGAAAATCACTTAAGTGATGATCAATTTGAAAAACTGCAAGCACACTATACAGTTCAGGAGATCGCAGACCTTACATTGATAATTAACCAGATAAATCTCTGGAACAGGTATATGAAAATATTAGGAACAGAACCCGGAAACCATAAAGTCTTGCAAGGGTCTTAA
- a CDS encoding SDR family NAD(P)-dependent oxidoreductase, which produces MQSAQNKIALVTGANTGIGFQLAKALVENNYTVYVGARNPKKGNDAVRELGEHALAIELDVTKSSSIESAAAQIGKAHGYLDLLVNNAGISNAGTREGAMEEVLAAQMPSVASISEMKKVWDTNVFGALEVTQAFLPLLRKASAPRIVNVSSALGSLTMNQSPSNPYRKSFDVVYGASKAAMNAITVSLANELEGTNIKVNAVSPGFTATALNNFQGTDSVEEGSKEPIRVVLDENGASGQFTGPNQEVLPW; this is translated from the coding sequence ATGCAATCAGCACAAAACAAAATTGCCCTGGTGACGGGAGCAAATACGGGAATTGGTTTTCAGCTGGCCAAAGCTTTGGTAGAAAACAACTATACCGTTTATGTAGGGGCACGAAATCCGAAAAAAGGGAATGATGCCGTACGGGAACTTGGGGAACATGCACTGGCAATTGAACTGGACGTCACCAAAAGCAGTTCTATAGAATCTGCGGCAGCGCAAATCGGGAAAGCACATGGCTATCTAGACTTATTGGTAAACAATGCGGGTATATCCAACGCAGGCACCCGGGAGGGCGCTATGGAGGAAGTACTTGCCGCACAGATGCCGAGTGTGGCCTCCATCTCAGAAATGAAAAAGGTATGGGACACCAATGTCTTTGGTGCTTTAGAAGTAACCCAGGCTTTTCTTCCTTTGCTGCGCAAAGCTTCCGCTCCGAGAATTGTAAATGTATCAAGCGCCTTGGGCTCACTTACTATGAACCAATCCCCCTCCAATCCTTATAGAAAAAGTTTTGATGTGGTCTATGGAGCTTCCAAAGCGGCTATGAATGCGATTACGGTTTCTTTGGCAAATGAGCTTGAGGGCACGAATATCAAGGTAAATGCCGTAAGTCCGGGGTTTACAGCGACTGCGCTCAATAATTTCCAGGGAACCGACTCGGTGGAAGAAGGCTCAAAAGAACCCATCCGTGTGGTATTGGACGAAAACGGGGCCAGCGGGCAATTTACCGGGCCGAACCAGGAAGTCCTCCCTTGGTAA
- a CDS encoding AraC family transcriptional regulator — MKKEKKLIRFRSISEIHDACGLAKPKHPLISMTHCGSNTHFDLSQGPVYDVLDFYKILLITDRQGKMKYGQSHYDFNEGSLMFLAPNQVMGSTEDDHLASARVLLIHPDFLLGFPLSKKIKQYQYFSYSVNEALHLSDQEREVLLSLFKIIEEELNSRIDEFSQEVVIAQLELLLHYANRYYRRQFITRQVVNKDILQKTEAILDDYFNDQKTLLSGIPTVQYVAEKLNISAGYLSDTLRSLIGQNAKQYIHYKLIEKAKERLSTSESSVSEIAYELGFEHSQSFNKLFKQKTNQSPLEFRALFN; from the coding sequence ATGAAAAAGGAAAAAAAACTCATCCGCTTTCGCAGCATTTCCGAAATACACGATGCTTGTGGTCTTGCGAAGCCGAAACATCCTCTGATCAGCATGACACATTGTGGCAGCAACACCCACTTTGACCTCAGCCAGGGGCCGGTCTATGATGTGCTGGATTTTTATAAGATCTTATTGATTACCGACCGGCAGGGAAAAATGAAATACGGCCAAAGCCATTACGATTTCAACGAGGGCAGTCTGATGTTTTTGGCACCCAATCAGGTAATGGGATCCACCGAAGACGACCATCTGGCAAGTGCGCGCGTTTTATTGATCCATCCTGATTTTTTACTGGGATTTCCCTTGTCAAAGAAAATAAAACAGTACCAGTATTTCTCATATTCCGTGAATGAGGCGTTGCATTTATCCGATCAGGAAAGGGAAGTGTTACTGTCTCTTTTCAAAATTATTGAGGAGGAATTGAACAGCCGTATTGATGAGTTTAGCCAGGAAGTCGTCATAGCGCAGCTGGAACTGCTGCTGCATTATGCCAACCGGTACTACAGGCGTCAATTCATCACCCGGCAAGTTGTCAACAAAGATATTCTTCAAAAGACAGAGGCTATTTTAGATGATTATTTCAACGATCAGAAAACCCTGCTCAGCGGCATCCCCACCGTTCAGTATGTGGCCGAAAAACTCAATATATCAGCAGGGTATTTAAGCGATACCCTGCGCTCGCTGATCGGACAAAATGCCAAACAGTACATCCATTACAAACTCATCGAAAAAGCCAAGGAGAGACTTTCCACATCCGAATCATCCGTCAGTGAAATCGCATACGAACTAGGGTTCGAGCATTCCCAATCATTCAATAAGCTTTTCAAACAAAAAACTAATCAAAGTCCTCTGGAATTCCGGGCGCTTTTTAATTAG
- a CDS encoding Crp/Fnr family transcriptional regulator: MSQVLLEHIRKFISLTPALALQIPGYFERLEVGKKEILLPANHLCDHLFFVERGCIHAFFVDQRGVEKTVQFALENWWISDYQAFYKKKVTDATIQAVEDSVVWSISREKYTALLRDHPEMESYFRQMYEIGYGAVITRLKYLFNYSKEEIFYNFSEQFPYFVQRVPQYILATYLGLTPEYLSKLRAKRRS; encoded by the coding sequence ATGTCCCAAGTACTTCTCGAGCATATCCGAAAATTTATTTCTTTGACACCAGCCCTAGCCCTACAAATCCCGGGATACTTCGAGCGTTTGGAAGTTGGCAAAAAAGAAATTCTTCTACCCGCCAACCACCTCTGTGACCACTTGTTTTTTGTGGAAAGAGGTTGTATCCACGCTTTTTTCGTCGATCAGCGCGGCGTTGAAAAAACCGTTCAATTTGCCCTGGAGAATTGGTGGATCAGCGATTATCAGGCTTTTTACAAAAAGAAGGTGACCGATGCAACGATCCAGGCTGTGGAAGATTCGGTAGTTTGGAGTATTTCACGGGAGAAATACACTGCCTTGCTGAGAGATCATCCGGAAATGGAGTCCTACTTTCGCCAAATGTATGAGATCGGCTATGGAGCCGTGATTACCCGGCTAAAATACCTTTTCAATTATTCCAAGGAGGAGATCTTCTACAACTTCAGTGAGCAGTTTCCCTACTTTGTACAGCGTGTGCCGCAGTATATCCTCGCTACCTATCTGGGGCTGACCCCGGAATATCTCAGTAAACTTCGAGCGAAAAGACGATCTTAA
- a CDS encoding carboxymuconolactone decarboxylase family protein, translating into METRLQIDKVEPKGYQSLFGMEKYLQQSELTPTHKELIKIRASQINKCAFCIDMHTKDALKQGEKLQRILLLNAWRETDLFTPEEKILLQITEEVTLINEKGLSEESYGQALKAFGENYLAQVILAIIAINAWNRLSVSTNKPIPNESL; encoded by the coding sequence ATGGAAACCAGACTGCAAATCGACAAAGTAGAGCCGAAAGGCTATCAGTCACTTTTCGGAATGGAGAAGTATCTCCAGCAATCCGAACTTACCCCCACTCATAAGGAACTGATCAAAATCAGGGCTTCCCAGATCAACAAATGCGCGTTCTGTATCGACATGCATACTAAAGATGCTTTGAAGCAGGGTGAAAAACTCCAGCGGATACTATTGCTGAATGCCTGGAGAGAAACTGACCTTTTCACTCCGGAGGAAAAAATACTTCTCCAGATCACCGAAGAAGTCACTCTCATCAATGAAAAGGGACTGAGTGAAGAGAGCTACGGCCAAGCGTTGAAGGCTTTTGGAGAAAACTACCTAGCCCAGGTGATATTGGCAATAATCGCCATCAATGCATGGAATAGGCTGTCTGTCAGCACCAACAAGCCCATTCCCAACGAATCGCTTTGA
- a CDS encoding YihY/virulence factor BrkB family protein produces MHKTVQSISKLSFSEWKSIFIKVKERTDENNVVIISAGVGFFGFLAIFPAIMALISIYGFVMDPQQIEEQVSKISSMMPEQTHEILQSRVDNFIKPEGKPLGWGTFFGIFMGIWIGNLGTKSLFRGINIAYETESKRGIIKHNGLTLLFTFGAILLIILSAALIVAFPAISEKIGLPDNIESLVSWLRWLVMGIVLVGGIGLIYNFGPKRRRPGFMWVIPGAILATSLWLLASWGFSFYIRNFWNLGEIYGSISAVIFLMLWLFISTFIVLLGAELNYEIERHAMGESGHNKN; encoded by the coding sequence ATGCACAAAACGGTTCAATCCATTTCTAAACTATCATTCTCTGAATGGAAGAGCATATTTATAAAAGTAAAAGAGCGTACTGACGAAAATAATGTGGTAATTATTTCGGCCGGAGTGGGTTTTTTTGGTTTTTTAGCCATTTTCCCTGCGATTATGGCACTCATTTCTATTTATGGGTTTGTAATGGATCCTCAGCAAATTGAGGAACAGGTATCCAAAATCAGTTCGATGATGCCAGAGCAGACCCATGAAATCCTCCAATCCCGGGTGGACAACTTTATCAAACCCGAGGGGAAACCGCTAGGTTGGGGTACTTTTTTCGGGATTTTTATGGGCATTTGGATTGGCAATCTTGGGACAAAATCTTTGTTTAGGGGAATTAATATTGCCTATGAGACCGAAAGTAAGAGGGGGATCATAAAACACAATGGGCTTACCTTGTTATTTACTTTTGGGGCTATCTTACTAATCATTCTAAGTGCCGCACTGATCGTGGCATTTCCGGCAATCAGTGAGAAAATAGGTTTACCCGATAACATCGAAAGCCTTGTAAGTTGGTTGCGATGGCTAGTCATGGGTATTGTTCTGGTGGGGGGTATTGGTCTGATTTATAATTTTGGACCAAAAAGAAGGCGGCCCGGGTTTATGTGGGTGATTCCGGGAGCCATTTTAGCTACCTCCCTGTGGCTTCTCGCTTCCTGGGGATTTTCATTTTACATCCGTAATTTCTGGAATTTAGGTGAAATCTATGGATCCATTTCGGCAGTTATTTTTCTTATGTTGTGGCTTTTTATTAGCACTTTTATAGTGCTCTTAGGTGCTGAATTGAATTACGAAATCGAGCGGCATGCTATGGGGGAGTCGGGCCATAACAAAAATTGA